In Desulfovibrio sp. ZJ209, one genomic interval encodes:
- a CDS encoding Mu transposase C-terminal domain-containing protein, whose product MQTAEAYSTRELVALLGFSQQAIDKRAKREAWKATQRTGRGGGNLWNVASMPPATRDAIATALLREARAASCPSPDHSAPATRPADVKPEHSPEWQRASAREREVAAARLVFVREIERLSAIVKKEGAIRHLVEASRTRSLSPVLLDLINTATACRRGGVLSRRSLYRWASDYAVGGEAALLPSMSRKQPLPEWMQEFLCHYQKPQHPPVSQAYDDFAEALRRRGETPPSVYAVRRALAKMSTPAREAGRATGNALLKLRPHRRRDTSELWPGDVYTADGTTFDAEVLHPLHGQPFKPEITAILDVATRRCVGISIALAESKLTVLDALRMGCIYAGIPAMFYSDNGPGYANNLMLDDRTGMLQRLGITPCHAIPGRPQGKGLMERAVKTLWVRAAQGLESYTGALMDTDAAHANYKCSRKALKAGKRAVLPTWEEAKKHILARVEEYNATPHRGLPRYRDAEGRYVHYSPNEYWAAFEERGFEPVRVPEGMGAELFMPGERRVARNGWVEVFGGRYYGAELADYHGEAVEVRYDIWDSSRVWCWTLDGRRICEALLEGNTQPYFAPSRVEAARDKRARAQVARLDARLQRVAPGAEILLPGAERPALADSLQAEAQAATLEIVPAEVAAEEPAPTARPLFGSTYDRYCWLMAHTDQQTPADAAWLVTYRQGEEYADMRELLEIKGIA is encoded by the coding sequence ATGCAGACCGCAGAAGCCTACAGCACCCGTGAACTGGTGGCACTTTTAGGATTCTCGCAGCAGGCGATTGATAAACGCGCCAAGCGTGAAGCCTGGAAGGCAACGCAACGGACAGGACGTGGCGGCGGCAATCTCTGGAACGTGGCCAGCATGCCCCCGGCGACCCGTGACGCCATTGCCACGGCCCTGCTGCGCGAGGCCCGGGCCGCGAGTTGCCCCTCCCCCGACCACTCGGCCCCGGCAACGCGCCCGGCAGATGTGAAGCCGGAACATAGCCCCGAATGGCAGCGCGCCTCCGCGCGAGAGCGCGAAGTGGCCGCCGCCCGGCTGGTCTTTGTGCGCGAGATTGAACGCCTGTCCGCGATAGTCAAAAAGGAAGGGGCAATCCGGCATCTGGTGGAAGCCTCCCGCACGCGGTCCCTCTCGCCCGTTTTGCTGGACCTGATAAACACGGCGACGGCCTGCCGCCGGGGCGGGGTCCTTTCGCGCCGCAGCCTGTACCGCTGGGCCTCCGACTACGCCGTCGGCGGCGAAGCAGCGCTGCTGCCCAGCATGAGCCGGAAACAGCCCCTGCCGGAGTGGATGCAGGAGTTTCTTTGCCACTATCAGAAGCCGCAGCATCCGCCGGTCTCGCAGGCGTATGACGATTTTGCGGAAGCCCTGCGCCGACGCGGCGAGACGCCGCCATCCGTCTATGCCGTGCGTCGCGCTCTTGCCAAGATGAGCACTCCGGCGCGGGAAGCCGGGCGCGCCACAGGCAATGCCCTGCTCAAGCTGCGGCCCCATCGCAGACGCGACACCTCGGAACTCTGGCCCGGCGATGTCTATACGGCCGACGGGACCACCTTTGACGCCGAAGTGCTGCACCCTCTCCACGGCCAGCCTTTCAAGCCTGAAATCACGGCAATCCTCGACGTGGCCACGCGCCGCTGCGTGGGCATCTCCATTGCCCTGGCGGAAAGCAAGCTGACGGTATTGGACGCCCTGCGCATGGGCTGCATCTACGCGGGCATCCCGGCCATGTTCTACAGCGACAACGGCCCGGGCTACGCCAACAACCTGATGCTCGACGACCGCACCGGCATGCTCCAGCGCCTGGGCATCACGCCCTGCCACGCCATACCCGGACGCCCGCAGGGCAAGGGCCTCATGGAGCGGGCGGTCAAGACGCTTTGGGTACGGGCCGCGCAGGGGCTGGAAAGTTATACCGGCGCCCTCATGGACACGGACGCCGCCCACGCCAACTACAAGTGTAGCCGCAAGGCCCTCAAGGCCGGGAAGCGCGCCGTGCTTCCCACCTGGGAGGAGGCGAAAAAGCATATCCTCGCCCGCGTCGAGGAATACAACGCGACCCCGCATCGGGGCCTGCCCCGCTACCGCGACGCCGAAGGGCGCTATGTCCACTACAGCCCCAACGAATACTGGGCGGCCTTCGAGGAGCGCGGCTTTGAGCCGGTGCGCGTGCCCGAGGGCATGGGCGCGGAGCTCTTCATGCCGGGCGAGCGGCGCGTGGCCCGCAACGGCTGGGTGGAGGTATTCGGCGGCCGCTACTATGGCGCGGAGCTGGCCGACTACCACGGCGAGGCCGTGGAAGTGCGCTATGACATCTGGGACAGCTCCCGCGTCTGGTGCTGGACGCTGGACGGCCGCCGTATCTGCGAGGCCCTGCTCGAGGGCAACACGCAGCCCTATTTTGCGCCCAGCCGCGTGGAGGCGGCCCGCGACAAGCGCGCCCGCGCGCAGGTGGCGCGGCTGGACGCGAGGCTCCAGCGCGTAGCCCCGGGCGCGGAGATCCTCCTGCCCGGAGCGGAGCGCCCGGCTCTTGCCGACAGCCTCCAGGCCGAGGCGCAGGCCGCCACTCTTGAGATAGTTCCCGCCGAAGTCGCGGCCGAAGAGCCCGCGCCCACCGCGCGGCCGCTGTTTGGGAGCACCTATGACCGCTATTGCTGGCTCATGGCACATACGGACCAGCAGACACCAGCCGACGCCGCCTGGCTCGTGACCTACCGCCAGGGCGAAGAATATGCCGATATGCGCGAACTCTTGGAAATCAAGGGTATCGCATAA